The following are from one region of the Chromobacterium phragmitis genome:
- a CDS encoding DUF5610 domain-containing protein, which produces MSIPSLNSNQTSAASSAKNSNQATYAPQTARNQLNAMLVQSLDVSISSGKQSQTLLFRASITNITQVLNGDFSGQGGDQGNASLQINSTQLSISIQQDGQDQDNSPEATSKRILDGATSMFALYQQQHPELGSDDQAKNFVNLIRQGFEQGYKEATDILKSLKVFNGDVQSGVEKTYDLVLKGFDDFLSKNLSSSAQSNASSGSGTPQASAG; this is translated from the coding sequence AGCCTCAAGCGCCAAAAACAGCAACCAGGCGACGTACGCTCCGCAAACCGCCCGCAACCAGTTGAACGCCATGCTGGTGCAATCGCTGGATGTCTCGATCAGCAGCGGGAAACAATCGCAAACTCTGCTGTTCCGAGCGTCCATCACCAATATCACCCAAGTGCTGAACGGCGATTTCAGCGGCCAAGGCGGCGATCAAGGCAATGCCTCGCTGCAGATCAACAGCACCCAGCTGAGCATTTCCATCCAGCAGGATGGCCAGGATCAGGACAACTCGCCGGAGGCCACCTCCAAGCGCATTCTGGACGGCGCCACCAGCATGTTCGCGCTCTACCAGCAGCAACACCCTGAACTCGGCTCGGATGATCAGGCGAAAAACTTCGTCAATCTGATCCGCCAGGGCTTCGAGCAAGGCTACAAAGAAGCGACCGACATCCTTAAGAGTCTGAAGGTGTTCAACGGCGACGTGCAAAGCGGCGTGGAGAAAACCTACGACCTGGTGCTGAAGGGTTTCGACGACTTCCTCAGCAAGAACCTGTCCTCCAGCGCGCAGAGCAATGCCTCCTCCGGCTCCGGCACGCCCCAGGCCAGCGCCGGCTGA